A single genomic interval of Myxococcales bacterium harbors:
- a CDS encoding four helix bundle protein translates to MFGHQRLYCYNLCLGVAKRMPELIGSWPSGSGYLVDQLKRALSSVILNIAEGNGRRSIKERRRFFDIAIGSATEVSSIFDVAIAYGYISKPIYEELQSSLLQAVRMLYKLK, encoded by the coding sequence ATGTTCGGACATCAGCGGCTTTACTGCTACAATCTTTGCCTTGGGGTGGCAAAAAGAATGCCAGAGCTAATCGGATCGTGGCCCTCAGGGTCAGGATATCTCGTGGATCAGCTTAAACGAGCCCTTTCGAGCGTTATACTAAATATCGCGGAGGGAAACGGCAGGAGGTCGATAAAGGAGAGAAGACGGTTTTTTGATATCGCGATAGGATCTGCTACCGAAGTATCCTCTATTTTCGATGTCGCCATCGCTTATGGATATATCAGCAAGCCCATCTACGAGGAGCTTCAATCGTCTCTGCTTCAGGCGGTGAGAATGCTCTACAAACTGAAGTGA
- a CDS encoding B12-binding domain-containing radical SAM protein, which yields MNEDQIKKIVFIEPKSPGAHVYKKWGFPRLGTIILGTILRNAGYDVQIFIEGVKGIDWDAVFDADAVGISTITSTAPRAYEMAHHIRKAGIPVFMGGPHVSFLPEEALLHCDFVLCGETEETILDFICALNGRKPFEQIPGLVWHYGNRICKNPLPEACPDLDKFPIPDFSLIKGNKKTGVDLSITPIMMSRGCPFGCNFCSVTRMFGRKYRFRSVDNVIRELRERRPEWVFFYDDNFAANRAHTKELLRRMIREKAGTKWMAQVRIDVADDPELMDLMVQSQCKYVYIGLESINPETLKNLNKGQTREEIERSIGIIQSRGIRVHGMFIFGADTDSPKTIRETVRFAKKNGLSSVQFMILTPLPGTPVFEQLEREGRLLSRDWEYYDAHHVVFQPKGMSYIQLQKKTLSATLKFYSLSRLIGKINRLDIWSVIISAYGWRLSRQMRRSTKGFVKSLKKRYAEMGADLGSARVSMGIKARKTSEDLRDFFQSLNWEKIKRRKDIAIKDELDACHMNNGKEAS from the coding sequence ATGAATGAAGATCAAATTAAAAAAATCGTATTCATAGAACCTAAATCTCCCGGCGCTCACGTATATAAAAAATGGGGTTTCCCAAGACTGGGCACGATCATACTCGGGACGATACTCAGAAACGCCGGGTACGACGTCCAGATATTCATCGAGGGGGTTAAGGGGATCGACTGGGACGCCGTCTTCGACGCCGACGCGGTCGGAATATCAACTATCACCTCCACGGCGCCGCGCGCCTACGAGATGGCGCACCACATCCGCAAAGCGGGGATTCCGGTCTTCATGGGAGGACCGCACGTATCATTTCTTCCTGAAGAGGCGCTGCTTCACTGCGATTTTGTGCTGTGCGGAGAAACGGAGGAGACGATCCTCGACTTCATCTGCGCGCTCAACGGCAGAAAACCCTTCGAACAGATACCGGGGCTAGTCTGGCACTACGGCAACCGCATATGCAAGAACCCTCTCCCCGAGGCGTGCCCAGACTTGGACAAATTTCCGATCCCGGATTTTTCGCTGATCAAGGGGAACAAAAAAACAGGGGTGGATCTTTCCATCACCCCCATAATGATGTCGCGGGGCTGTCCATTCGGATGCAATTTCTGTTCGGTCACGAGGATGTTCGGCAGAAAATACCGCTTCCGCTCGGTTGACAACGTCATACGGGAATTGCGCGAAAGGCGCCCCGAATGGGTCTTCTTCTATGACGACAATTTCGCCGCAAATCGCGCACACACGAAGGAACTTCTTCGCAGGATGATCCGCGAAAAGGCCGGCACAAAATGGATGGCACAGGTGCGAATCGACGTCGCCGACGATCCCGAGCTCATGGATCTCATGGTTCAGTCGCAGTGCAAGTATGTTTACATAGGGCTCGAATCGATAAATCCAGAAACGCTCAAAAACCTGAACAAAGGTCAGACCCGTGAAGAAATAGAACGAAGCATCGGAATAATACAGTCTCGCGGAATACGCGTTCACGGGATGTTCATCTTCGGCGCAGACACCGACAGCCCGAAGACTATCCGCGAGACCGTCCGCTTCGCGAAAAAGAACGGGCTCTCCTCCGTGCAGTTCATGATCCTCACTCCCCTACCGGGGACGCCGGTCTTTGAACAGCTGGAGCGAGAGGGAAGGCTGCTGTCGAGAGACTGGGAATATTACGACGCACATCATGTAGTTTTCCAGCCGAAGGGGATGAGCTACATCCAGCTTCAGAAAAAAACTCTCTCAGCCACGCTCAAATTTTATTCGCTCTCAAGGCTGATAGGGAAGATCAACAGGTTAGATATATGGTCCGTCATCATCAGCGCGTACGGGTGGCGCCTCTCGAGGCAGATGAGGAGGAGCACCAAAGGCTTCGTAAAGAGCCTAAAAAAGCGCTACGCTGAGATGGGGGCAGACTTGGGCAGCGCGCGAGTCAGCATGGGTATCAAGGCCCGAAAGACATCGGAGGATCTGAGGGATTTCTTCCAGTCGTTAAACTGGGAGAAGATCAAACGGCGAAAAGATATTGCTATCAAGGATGAACTTGATGCATGTCATATGAATAACGGAAAAGAGGCAAGTTAG
- a CDS encoding four helix bundle protein, with translation MNHQRLNCYGLLLSVAKRMPELIGSLPRGNYYLEDQLKRALSSTLLNLAEGNGRRSQRDRNRFFDISLGSIAEVASIIDILSAYGYISASYQEELKTLLRRAYAMIINLKKFNPVS, from the coding sequence ATGAATCATCAGCGGCTTAACTGCTACGGACTTTTGCTTTCGGTCGCAAAAAGGATGCCAGAGCTAATCGGATCACTTCCAAGGGGGAATTACTATCTGGAGGATCAGCTTAAAAGGGCGCTTTCTAGCACGCTACTTAACTTAGCGGAGGGAAACGGCAGGAGGTCACAGAGAGACAGGAATCGGTTTTTCGATATTTCGCTAGGGTCTATAGCCGAGGTTGCCTCGATTATCGATATCTTGTCGGCTTATGGATATATATCTGCCAGCTATCAGGAGGAGCTGAAAACGCTACTTCGCAGGGCTTATGCGATGATCATAAATCTGAAGAAGTTTAATCCGGTATCTTGA
- the ychF gene encoding redox-regulated ATPase YchF → MGLNCGIVGLPNVGKSTIFNAMTDASVPAENYPFCTKDQNTGMAFLPDSRLQRIAEIFKPERVIPTQVEFVDIAGLVEGAHKGEGLGNKFLGHIRNVDAIIHVVRCFDAPNVVHSYSSVDPLRDIEVVETELKLADLETVSRRHEKIAHAAKTGSAEAKKELPALEAVKATLEEGEAASSANLSNEDRQMISGLNLITTKPVIYLLNVNESDVKNPSQIVQRVLDHCASRRIPAVEVCGSIEGELSDLDEDARKEFLADLGLAEGGLGRLVHAAYALLDLITFFTKDGPEVRAWTVVRGTKAPQAAGKIHSDFEKGFIRAEVYGFDELNAAGSEQKLKESGLVRIEGRDYVVKDGDVIHFRFNISS, encoded by the coding sequence ATGGGACTCAACTGCGGAATAGTGGGGCTGCCTAACGTCGGGAAATCGACTATTTTCAACGCGATGACCGACGCGAGCGTCCCCGCCGAAAACTACCCTTTCTGCACGAAGGACCAAAATACCGGCATGGCATTCCTACCCGATTCAAGGCTTCAAAGGATCGCCGAAATATTCAAACCTGAAAGGGTCATCCCGACGCAGGTTGAATTCGTCGATATCGCCGGATTGGTAGAGGGGGCGCACAAGGGGGAAGGGTTAGGAAATAAATTCCTTGGCCACATCAGGAACGTCGATGCGATCATCCACGTCGTAAGGTGCTTCGACGCCCCAAATGTCGTCCACAGCTATTCATCCGTCGATCCCCTGCGCGACATAGAGGTCGTGGAGACGGAATTGAAGCTCGCCGATCTTGAAACGGTATCCAGGCGGCACGAGAAAATCGCGCACGCGGCAAAAACAGGAAGCGCGGAGGCAAAAAAAGAGCTTCCCGCACTGGAGGCCGTAAAGGCGACACTCGAAGAGGGAGAGGCTGCCTCGTCCGCAAATCTCTCAAACGAAGATCGTCAGATGATATCCGGCCTGAACCTTATCACCACAAAGCCGGTGATATATCTTCTCAACGTGAATGAATCAGACGTCAAGAACCCCTCTCAAATCGTGCAGAGAGTTCTCGACCACTGCGCTTCACGCAGGATTCCCGCGGTTGAGGTGTGCGGATCGATCGAGGGGGAACTATCCGATCTTGATGAAGATGCCAGAAAGGAATTTCTCGCCGATCTCGGCCTTGCCGAGGGAGGGCTGGGAAGGCTCGTACACGCAGCATACGCGCTGCTGGACCTCATCACATTCTTCACCAAGGATGGTCCGGAGGTGCGCGCGTGGACGGTCGTGCGCGGCACGAAGGCCCCACAGGCCGCGGGCAAAATCCATTCGGATTTCGAAAAGGGATTTATCAGGGCCGAGGTTTATGGTTTTGACGAACTCAACGCCGCAGGATCTGAACAGAAGTTAAAGGAGTCAGGGCTTGTCAGAATAGAAGGACGGGACTATGTTGTAAAAGACGGAGATGTGATACATTTTCGGTTCAACATCTCCAGCTAG